One Tachypleus tridentatus isolate NWPU-2018 chromosome 3, ASM421037v1, whole genome shotgun sequence DNA window includes the following coding sequences:
- the LOC143247498 gene encoding fatty acid hydroxylase domain-containing protein 2-like isoform X1: protein MDYKIFYEIWTAVGDHLQTRWESLNKFFNNDPFVMSVWVSLYLMMAVYWGIGLLFTYVDTTGTPAFLLQYKIQDLSASSYPVSLKRVGEVAAQVLFNQLVVAVPVIIVCYYLKAWRGYDVSRTIPTFPRLVLELILCALINEVFFYYSHRALHHHLLFKFFHSRHHEWTSPIAISALYCHPVEHVFSNVLPTYLGPVILGSHVVTQWIWLILATPYGVFLHSGFHLPLMPSPGAHDLHHLKFVVNYGIFGILDVLHGTNHLFKKRLAYTRHIALLNKPSL from the exons ATGGATTACAA AATATTCTATGAAATCTGGACGGCAGTAGGTGATCACCTACAAACCAGATGGGAAAGTCTGAATAAATTCTTCAATAATGACCCATTTGTGATGTCAGTTTGGG TTTCTCTCTACTTGATGATGGCTGTTTACTGGGGTATTGGGCTATTGTTTACCTATGTGGACACCACAGGAACTCCTGCTTTTCTTCTTCAGTACAAAATTCAAGATCTTTCGGCAAGTTCTTATCCG GTGTCACTGAAACGTGTCGGTGAGGTTGCCGCACAAGTATTGTTCAACCAGCTTGTTGTGGCAGTACCAGTGATAATTGTGTGTTACTACTTGAAAGCTTGGAGAGGGTATGATGTTAGTAGGACAATACCAACATTCCCCAGATTAGTGTTGGAGCTGATTCTCTGCGCCttaataaatgaagttttcttttattattcccATAG AGCCCTGCACCATCACTTGTTGTTTAAGTTTTTCCATAGTAGACATCACGAATGGACATCGCCTATCGCTAtttctgctctatactgtcacCCTGTGGAGCACGTTTTCTCCAATGTTCTTCCAACATACCTGGGACCTGTCATCCTGGGATCACACGTGGTCACCCAGTGGATATGGCTGATCTTAGCTACCCCTTACGGTGTATTTCTACATTCTGGATTTCACTTGCCTCTCATGCCGTCTCCGGGAGCCCACGATTTGCACCATTTGAA GTTCGTTGTCAACTATGGAATCTTTGGAATTTTGGACGTACTTCATGGAACAAACCATCTCTTTAAGAAAAGACTTGCTTATACACGCCATATTGCCCTTCTGAACAAACCATCTCTTTAA
- the LOC143247498 gene encoding fatty acid hydroxylase domain-containing protein 2-like isoform X2, whose protein sequence is MMAVYWGIGLLFTYVDTTGTPAFLLQYKIQDLSASSYPVSLKRVGEVAAQVLFNQLVVAVPVIIVCYYLKAWRGYDVSRTIPTFPRLVLELILCALINEVFFYYSHRALHHHLLFKFFHSRHHEWTSPIAISALYCHPVEHVFSNVLPTYLGPVILGSHVVTQWIWLILATPYGVFLHSGFHLPLMPSPGAHDLHHLKFVVNYGIFGILDVLHGTNHLFKKRLAYTRHIALLNKPSL, encoded by the exons ATGATGGCTGTTTACTGGGGTATTGGGCTATTGTTTACCTATGTGGACACCACAGGAACTCCTGCTTTTCTTCTTCAGTACAAAATTCAAGATCTTTCGGCAAGTTCTTATCCG GTGTCACTGAAACGTGTCGGTGAGGTTGCCGCACAAGTATTGTTCAACCAGCTTGTTGTGGCAGTACCAGTGATAATTGTGTGTTACTACTTGAAAGCTTGGAGAGGGTATGATGTTAGTAGGACAATACCAACATTCCCCAGATTAGTGTTGGAGCTGATTCTCTGCGCCttaataaatgaagttttcttttattattcccATAG AGCCCTGCACCATCACTTGTTGTTTAAGTTTTTCCATAGTAGACATCACGAATGGACATCGCCTATCGCTAtttctgctctatactgtcacCCTGTGGAGCACGTTTTCTCCAATGTTCTTCCAACATACCTGGGACCTGTCATCCTGGGATCACACGTGGTCACCCAGTGGATATGGCTGATCTTAGCTACCCCTTACGGTGTATTTCTACATTCTGGATTTCACTTGCCTCTCATGCCGTCTCCGGGAGCCCACGATTTGCACCATTTGAA GTTCGTTGTCAACTATGGAATCTTTGGAATTTTGGACGTACTTCATGGAACAAACCATCTCTTTAAGAAAAGACTTGCTTATACACGCCATATTGCCCTTCTGAACAAACCATCTCTTTAA